The DNA segment TCACCTTCGGCGAGCAGGCTGGGGTCGATGGAGACGCGCTTGACGTCGTTCTTGCAGGTCATCACCACCTTGACCAGGCCGGCGCCGGACTGGCCCTCGACCTCGATCAGGGCAAGCTGCTCCTGCATCTTCTTCATGTTTTCCTGCATCTGCTGGGCTTGCTTCATCAGCCCGGCCAGTTGGCCCTTCATCATGGAGTGCTCCTGATTAGCGTTTGGATAGAAGTTACGGGCCGCCGCGCGTCATGGGCGCCGGCGGCCTGGCGAAACAAGAGGTCAGGCAGCGCGCGGCTGGATCGATCCCTCCAGGATCGTGCCACCGAACTCGCGCAGCAGACCCTGCACGAAGGGATCCCCCTCGATGGTGGCCTCCGCTTCGCGCTGGCGCTCGGCGCGCGCCTGCGCATCCGCGGCGGCGGCGGTATCGGCCACCGCGCCAATCTCGCACTGCACCCGCACTTCGGCGCCGAGGTGCTCGGCCAGCGTCTGCTGCAGGCGTTCGACGACGCCGGCCTCGGTAATGGGCGCCACCGGCGCGCGCAGGTGGAAGGTACGGCCCACGACCTGGACAAGCTCGCTCTGGTAGGCCAGTTGCTGCGCAAGGCCCTTGAGCGGCAGGCTGGCAGCCAGTGCCGGCCACGCGCCGGTGAACACCGGCGGCGTGCCATCTTCGCCGGCCGCCGGCGGCTTGGGCGGCGTGAGCCGCACCGGAGCCACCGGCTCGGCCGGAGCAGCTTGCACGGCAGCGGGGGCGGGGGCGGGCGGCGCGGCGCGCGGGGCAGGTTCGCGCCGGAGCGCGGCCTGGCGCGACGGCATCGGCTCGGGATCGCTGTCGTATGGCCCGATCACGGGCAGGTCGGGCGGGAGGTCTTCCCAGGGCGGTACGTCGCTGCTGCCTGCGTGTTCCCACGGCGGGACGTCGTCGCTCGGGCCGCTGTCGCGGACATCGCGCGCATCCGAGGCGGCTTGCCGTGCAGGCACAGGCTCCCGGCGCGCCGGGGCTGTGGCCTGAGCGGCAGGCACCGGGGCCGCCGGCCTCGACACCGCAACGGGTGGGCCGGGCGGACGCAAGGGATGGGCCGAGGGCGGGCGCGCGGCCGGCGCAGCAGGGGCAGCGGCAGGCGGCGGCATGCGCGGGCTGCCCCCTGCGCGCGCGGCGGAGGCCAGGCGCGCCGCGGCCAGCGCGGCACGGGCCGGCGACATCGGTGCCGCGCTGGCGGGAGCGGTTGCCGGCGCGACGGCTGCCGGAGCCGGGCTCAGCGTCCTTGCGGGTGCTGCCGGCGCGGGTTGTTGTGCCTGCGCTGCCGAGGGATCGGCGGCCGGCATCGGCGCGGCCGCACGCAAGCTCGGAGCAACAGGCGCCGCGGCGGCGCTGGCTGCGGCCGTATCTGCCGCAACCCGTGCCGCCGGCGCAGCGCCTCCGCGCGTGCGCGGCGCCGGTTGGCCGCCACCCTGCGCCACCGTAGGCGTGGGGCTGGCCGACGGGCGGAATGCCAGCATGCGCAGCAGCGTCATGGTGAAGCCCGCGTACTCGTCGGGCGCCAGCGCCAGCTCACTGCGACCAAGGTTGGCGATCTGGTAGAACAGCTGCACTTCCTGCGCATCGAAGGCTGCGGCAAAGCGGCGCACTTCGGCGGCTTCCGGCCACTCTTCCTGGACCGAGGCCGGCACCGCCTGCGCCAGCGCGATCTTGTGCAGCAGCGAGGCCAGGTCCTGCAAGGCGCCGGCAAACGACAGGCTGCGATCCGCCATGCCGTCCGCTACCGCCAGCATGGCGGGGCCGTCTTCGGCGGCCAGCGCATCCAGCAACTGCACCAGGTAGCTCTGATCGATCGCGCCCAGCATGCCGCGCACGGCGGCCTCGGACACCTGGCCGGCGCTGTAGGCGATGGCCTGGTCGGTCAGCGACAGCGCGTCGCGCATCGAGCCGTGGGCGGCCTGGGCCAGCAGGCGCAGCGCATTGGGCTCGCGCACGATGCCCTCCTCGCCCAGCACGTGGTCGAGGTGGCTGACGATATGGCCCGGCGGCATCTGCTTGAGGTTGAACTGCAGGCAGCGCGACAACACCGTGACCGGGATCTTCTGCGGATCGGTGGTGGCCAGGATGAATTTGACGTGCGCGGGCGGCTCTTCCAGCGTCTTCAGCATGGCGTTGAAGGCGTGGTTGGTCAGCATGTGCACTTCGTCGATCATGTAGACCTTGAAGCGCCCCGCCGTGGGTGCGTACACCGCCTTGTCCAGCAGCGACGCCATTTCATCGACACCGCGGTTGGAGGCCGCGTCCATCTCGATATAGTCGACGAAACGCCCGCTATCGATCTCGGTGCAGGCCTTGCACACCCCGCAAGGCTGCGCGGTGATGTCGCCCGTGCCGTCCGGCCCGATGCAATTCAGCGCCTTGGCGAGAATCCGGGACAGCGTGGTCTTGCCGACGCCCCGCGTGCCGGTAAACAGGTAGGCATGGTGCAGCCGCTGTTGTTCCAGCGCGTGCGTGAGCGCGCGGACCACGTGCTCCTGGCCGACCAGCGTGGTGAAATCCCGGGGGCGCCATTTGCGCGCTAGCACTTGATAACTCATGGCGGCGATTGTAGCAAAAGGCGGCCGTCGTTCAGGCGGGATTCACGCCCGCTTCACAGGGTGGCCAGGTGTGTTGCCCTGCGCCCCAGGCCCCTAGCCGCATTCCCCGACATACCCGCAGTTGGCGCACTTGGCGCAACCATCGACCTTGTGCAGGGCATGGGCGCCGCACTCCGGGCACGGCTTGCCCGAACGCAGCCCCATCCCGGCGGCCGGCATGCCAGCGCCACCCGCTGCCGGGGCCGCGCCACCACGGTCAACGGCACCCCCACTAGGCCCTTCCAGCCCTTCCAGCCCGGCCAGGCGGGCCGCAAGCGCCGCCACCGGCACTTGGATGCCCTCGGCATCGAGGAAACCCCGCTTGATCAGGATGCGCTGCAGGGCATACCCGATCGCCGCCACCTCGGAATCGTGGAAGCGCGGCACCTCGGTGCCGTCCTGGCGCGTCAGCGTGCCATAGCGCACCGTGCCCTTATCCCATACGACATTGCGCATGTCGGCCAAGGCCTTGGCGATCGAGCCCCCGGAACGCGCCACCATCGACAGCAGCCGCATGGTGGACGTGATCCACTGCTGGCCGTCGTTGCGTTGCCCGGCCGGCATGAAAAACTCCACCGGACGCTCCACGGCCACCGGCTTGCCGTCAAGCTGGCCGGCCACACGCATGAAATTGACCGTCAGGTAGACCGTCTTGTGCCCCTCATAGGTCATGTACTCGACCTTGGAGGTCACCCCTTCGAGGTCGCCCACGGGCCGGCTCGCGAATGGCTTGCGCAGCGGGTCGTCCGTCACAGCGGGCATGGCGGGCGCAGCCTGGGCGCCGGCCGGCGGCGGCGTCACCGACAGCACCGCGCCCAGCACGCTATTGGGGCGGTAGGTGGCAAGCCCCTTCAGCCCCGCGCGCCAGGCTTCCAGGTAAAGGTTGCGGAAGGCCTCGTATGGATAATCCTCAGGCACGTTCACTGTCTTGCTGATGCTGGTGTCGATATAGGGCTGGACCGCCTCGAGCATCTTCATATGATCGAGCGCGGACATCTGCAGCGCCGTGACAAAACTGTCAGGCAACTGCGCCATATCGCCGCCGAGGTGGCGATAAAGGCGCCAGGCATGGTCCGCCACCTCGAACACCTTGTAGCTATCGTCGGCCATGCGCTTCTTGCGGTTGTAGGTCCACGAAAAAGCGGGCTCGATGCCGTTGGACGCGTTGTCGGCGAACGCCAGCGTGATGGTGCCGGTCGGGGCAATCGACAGCAGGTGCGAGTTGCGGATGCCGTCGCGGCCGATGGCTTCGCGCACCGCGCCCGGCAAGCGCCGCGCGAAGCCGCTGGCCAGGTAGGCCTCGGCCTTGAAGAGGGGAAAGGCGCCCTTCTCCCGCGCCAGCCCGGCCGATGCCAGGTAGGCAGTGTCGCGCAGGGTCTGCGCGATGCGCGCGGCCAGCGCGCGCCCCGCCTCGGCGTCATAGCGGATGCCCAGCATCACCAGCGCGCTGCCCAGCCCGAGAAAGCCCAGGCCAATGCGCCGCTTGGCGTGCGCCTCGGCCTGCTGCTCCGGCAACGGCCAGTAGGTGATATCGAGCACGTTGTCGAGCATGCGCACCGCCAGCCGCACCACCTCGGCGAAGGCTTCGAAATCAAAGCGGCTGTCCGCGCCAAAGGGCTGGCGCACGAAACGGGTCAGGTCGATCGAGCCGAGGTCGCAGCAGCCATAGGGCGGCAGCGGCTGCTCTGCGCAAGGATTGGTGGCCTCGATGCGCTCGCAGTAATAGAGATTGTTGTCGTCGTTGATGTGCGACAAAAACAGGATGCCGGGCTCCGCATGGTCGTAGGTAGCCCGCATCACCTGGTCCCACAACTGGCGCGCCGGCACGCGGCGATAGGCCCACTGGCCGTCGTCGCGCCGGTAAGCGCCCGCGGCAATGGTTTCCGCCGCGGGCTCGGCCTCGTGCACCAGCTCGACCTCGCCATCGGCCTCGACTGCGCGCATGAAGTCATCACTGACGCCGATCGAGATATTGAAGTTGGTCAGCTCGCCGCGGTCCTTGGCGTGGATGAAGGTCTCGATATCCGGGTGGTCGCAGCGCAGCACGCCCATCTGCGCCCCACGGCGCGAACCGGCAGATTCCACCGTGGCGCAGGAAGCATCGAACACCTTCATGAACGACACGGGCCCCGAAGCGCGCGAGTGCGTGCCCCTCACCAGCGCACCGGCTGGGCGGATCGCGGAGAAGTCGTAGCCCACGCCGCCGCCGCGCCGCATGGTCTCCGCCGCCTGCGCCACCGCGGTGTAGATGCTCGGCTTGCCGTCACGCACCTCGGACACGGAGTCCCCCACCGGCTGCACGAAGCAGTTGATCAGCGTGGCCTCGATGCGCGTGCCGGCCGCCGAGTTGATGCGCCCCGCCGGTACGAAGCCCTGCTCCTGCGCCCACAGGAAGCGCTCAGCCCATTGCGCGCGCTGCGCCTCGGGCTCTGCCTCGGCCAGCGCGCGCGCCACCCGCTGGCGCACGTCGGCAGCGGTCGCCTCCTCACCCTTGGCGTACTTCTCCAGCAGGACTTCCGTGGAGATGTCCTGGGGCGGCAGCGTGGCGCGGAGCATCTGGTCTTTGGCATTCATCGTGGATCTCACAGGTGTCTGGGTTGCATGGCTCAATCAAGCGACTCAATCAATTTACGCAATCAATTTCGCGGAAAACTGCCGGACCCGCCCGCGCTGGGTTACAATGCCGACCGGACGGGCCTCCTCGCATGGTGGCGCGGTCAACCTGGTCAGGTCGGGAACGAAGCAGCCACAGCCGTTTTCCGCCAGTGCCGAGGGTCAGGCTCGTCCCCCTAACATCCCCCAGCTGTATTCCGCAGCCATCCAGCCGCAGTTGTCCGGCAGTAACCTCCCCTCGCATCATCGCGCTTTCTTCAAGTCTGCGCATCAGGCTGCCGATGGCATAGTGTTCGGCAGGGCCTCGCTGAATCCGCATCCACGCAATGCCCTCCCGTTTTCCATGATCCAGGACTCGCTTAGAACAGCGTGCCCTGGCGCGACGTTTGCAGCGCATCCGCCGCAATCCACTCCCCGTCGGCCGTGGCCACGCCGGCCTCGACCCGCCGCCCGGGGAACATGGGCCTGACCGCTGCCACATAGCCCGCGAGCTGCTGCGCGTAGGCCGCGTGCTCCTGCGGCAGCAGGCGCAGCTTGTAGTCGATGATCACCACCCGATCGGCAAACTCCACCAGGCGGTCGATCCGCAGCAGGCGGCCGCGCGCATCGTAAAGCTCGACCTCGTTGCGGGCGCTGAGCGCGCCCTGCGGGAACAGCAACGGCCGCAATGCCGGCGCCTCCAGCATCAATCGCGCGCCTTCGACCGCGGCATGCGCCTGCTCCCGCCACAGCGTGCGCGCCTGCGCCGTGCCGGCACCTGCCAGCGGGAACCAGCGCATCACCACCTCGGGCGTAGGCAGGCCCTCGAACGCCTCCGGGTAGCGCGTCACGCGTTCCAGCAGCGCGTGCAGCAGTTCGCCATGGCGCGCCGCGTCGGCATCGAACACGATCGTGTGGTCGCCGTCCTCGCCCGTGGCGGCGCCCTGCTCCGCTTCCTCGTCCTCCCACGCCAGCACCGGCGCCAGGCTCTCGGCCGCCTCACGGTAACGCTGCCGAAAATCGGTAAAGCGCACGCGCGCATCATGGCTGGCGGCGGCATCCGCCACGTCCTGCGCGGTCGCCGCCGGGAACGGCTCGACTTCCGCGCCGACCCCGGCTGCCAACAGCCGCGCATACCAGCTACCGGCGATCTCGCGGTTACCCTCGGCGCTGTCGGCACTGCGCGATGCGCGCCCCTTGACGCCGCTCACCAGCAACCCCTGGCGCGCGCGCGTCATCGCTACATAGAGCAGGTTCCAGTTCTCACGCTCGGCCAAGGCAGCCTCAGCCTCGAACAACGGCGCGCGAGCGAGCCCGCGCGTGCTGCGCTTGCCATAGGCGGAAAAATGCACCGGCACGGCCGAGGACGGCGGCCAGTCGATCAGGATGCCGCTCCGGTCCGCGGCGGCGTCGCTGTGGTTGGCGTCCAGCAGCACGACGAACGGCGCCTCCAGCCCCTTGGCGGCGTGCACGGTGAGGATGTGGACCGCGTCCAGCGCATTGTCGGTGGCGTCGTCGGCATCGGCCTCGCCTTGCGCGTCTTCGGCACTATCGGCCATGCCGCCTTCATCCGGGCTTTCGCCTTCTTCGCCGCGCCGGATTTCCTGCAACTCGTCGATGAACTTGGGCAGGCTCGGGTAGCGCCCGCCATCGAGGTCGAGCGAGAGCTTGAGGAAGGCATCGAGGTTGGCCAGTACCTGGTCGCGGATCTCGGCCGGCGCGGCCTCGGCATAGCGCCGGCGCACTTCGCCGCCATGGTAGATGTGGTCGATCAGGTCATGCACCGGCCGATGCGGTGCCACCTCCAGCCAGTGGCGCAGGCGCGCGACGCCATCGCGCAGTGCCGGGCTGCCGAACTCCGGCAGCCCCTGCTCCCGCAGGCAGGCCCACCAGCCTGGCCGCGGCTCGCGCGCCTGGGCCATCTGCGCGATGGCGATCAGGTCCTCGTCGGTCGCGCCCACCAGCGGGCTCTTGAGCACATGGGCCAGGTCCAGGTCAGACTCCGGCGTCATCAGGAACGCCAGCAGCGCGGACAGGTCGAGCGCTTCCAGCGTGGCTAGCAAACCGCCGCGGCGCGGGCTCAGGCAGGGAATGCCAGCCTCGCGGAAAGCGCGCTCGTACTCCGCCAGATGGGTCTTGCGGCGCACCAGCAAGTGCACATCGCTCCAGCGCGCGGGCCGCGGGCCATCGCTGTCGGCAACCGGCACCGTGGCGCGGACATGCTTTAGCCAGGCCGCCACGCGCCGGCCCTCTTCGAGCCGCAGCGAATCGCCCTCGTGCTGGCGCGGCTGCGTCAGCGTATCGCGGTGCGTGGCGGGATCCCGCGCGGCCGTATCGTCATCGCTAGCCGCATCGTCCTGCGGTGCCGGCTCCGCCTCGGGCTCGACCAGCGGCAACAGCCACACCGGGCCGCCGGGCTCGTCCAGCGCGGTCGTCTGCGTCTCGAACAGCGCATAACGCCCGTCGGCGCGCGCGGTGTCGAACACCGCGTTGACCCAATCGAGCACTTCCGGGCGGTTACGGCGGGTGCGGTTGGTCCGCAGCACGGTGGCACCGAAACCCGACTGCAGCATCTCGCCGGCGGCCTGGAACAGGCGCGCATCGGCGCGGCGGAAGCGATAGATCGATTGCTTGGGGTCGCCCACCAGGAATACCGTGGGCCGCTCGCCCAGGCCTGCGTAGCCGGCCAGCCAGCCCTGCAGGATGCGCCATTGCAGCGGGTTGGTGTCCTGGAACTCGTCAAGCAACAGGTGGCGGTAGCGCGCATCGAGCCGGACCTGCAGGTAGGTCGCGGTCTCTTCGTCGCGCATCAGCCGCGCGGCCAGCCACTCGAGGTCGGCGAAGTCCATTGCGCGCTGTTCGGACTTATGGTGCTGGTAACGCGTGAGCAGCGCATCGCCCAGTTCGTACAGCGCCAGGTTGACCGCCAGCACCGCGGCCTCGCAGCGGCGTTGCGCGACCTGCTCCAGCGCGGCGCACATGTCGCCGTGCTCGGCGAGGAACGCATCGACCATCGCCTCGCCGCCCAGTGCCTTGGTCAGCGCCGTGGTGGCGCGTAGCGAACGCGGCTTGCCGGCGGCGGTAAAAAACGCGTCGCGCAATATCGCGAAGGTGCGCTCGGCCGGCTCGCCCCCTTCGGCGCCCGCCTCGCGCCACGCGCGGATCGCCAGGATCGCATCGGCCAGGCGCGTAGCGTGAGCCTGCTCGGTCTTGCCGCCCCGGCCCAGTTGCGACGCCAGGCCCTGGCAAGCGTCAAGCCAGCCGTCATCGGCCAGCACGTCCAGCAGCACGTCGACCTGGGCATCCTCGCCCAGGTCCGCGGCGAGCGCCTCGGCGGGATCAGCGCTTTCGCGGAACGCAAACCACTCGCTGCGGGCATGGAACATGGCGTCGAGCAAGGCCCGCGCCTGGAACTCACCGATGGCATCCACCAGCCGCTCGAAGGCTGCGCGCAGGTTGGCATACGGCGGCGTGGCCAGGGCCTGCCAGAACGGCGCCCAGGCCTCGCGTTTCATGCGCAGTGCATCTTCGCGCAGCGTGGCGCCCGGCACGATGCCCGACGCCAGCGGCGCGCCGCGCAGCAGCGTGCCAAACCAGCCATGGAAGGTATCGATGGCCATGCGCCCGGGCGCGGCCAGCACCTGTGCATGCAGGCCGCGCGCGCGCGGCAGCGCGGCGCGTGCGGCATCGGGCGACAGCCCGCGCTGCGTGAGCGCGGCGATCACCGCGTCGTCATCGTCGCGCGCGAGCTGCGCGAGCACTTCCAGCAAGCGCTCGCGCATTTCCTCCGCGGCCTTGCGCGTGAAGGTGATGGCGAGGATCTCGTGCGGCGCCGCGCCGGCCAGCAGCAGGCGCAGCAGGCGCGCCACCAGCAGCCAGGTCTTGCCGCTGCCCGCGCAAGCCTCGACCACCACGGAACTGGCGGGGTCGCAGGCCGCGCGCGTGAACTCGGCCTCGGCCACCGGCTGGCCATCGCGCAAATAGGCGTGGATGCTCATGCGCGGCCCCCTATCCCCGGCGGCAACGCCGTGCTTTCCCAGAAGCCCTTGCGGCACAAGCCGCGGGCGGTGCAGTAGGTGCACGCGCTGGCGTCCCCGAAGGCCGGCAACGGCGCATCCTGGCGCAGGCGCATCACGTCGCTGCGCAATTGTTGTTCGAGCCACACCACTGCGGCGTCGAAGTCAGGCAGGCTCACTTCGCGCTGTGGCGCCGGCGGCCCGTCCTTCGCGCCTTCGAGCGCCACCCAGCTGCCAGCGGCAACGTCGGCGCGCAGCAATCCATAGAACGGCAACTGGCAATCCTCTTCCACGTCCCCGACCTTGCGCTTCAAGCGCAGCACGGTCTGGGTCTTGTAATCAAGCACCGCGCGGCTGCCGTCGCGCGCGCGATCCAGCCGGTCGATGCGGCCATTGACGCGCAGCGGCTGGCCGTCGGGCATGGGCAGGTCGACAGTGGCATCGAGCTCGCCATCGTCCCAGAACCAGCCCTGCGCCTCGCGCTCCGCCTGCCATGCCACGTAGGATGGCAGCACTTCGCACCAGCGGCGGTAGTAGCCGATGGCGTTGCCGTCTTCCTTCATCAGCGCGCCGAACTCGTGATCGGAAATCTCGCGCAGGCGCGCCAGCCGAGCATCTTCACGGCGCAAGCCGTCCTGCGAGGCTTCGCGGTGGTAACGCAGCAGCACGCGGTGCAGCAGCTCGCCGATGTCGCGTTTTTCCAGGTCGTCGCTGACGACTTCCAGCCCCGCCAGCCCGAGCATGCGGCCGGCAAAAAACTGGTAGGGGCAGCGGCGCAGCATGTTGTACGCCTGCGCGCTCCAGCGCGAAGGCACCAGCTCCGATGCCGCCGGCGCGGGCATGCCGTCCACCTCGGCGAAGGTCTCGTGCAGCACCGGCAACGCGCTCGCCTCGATCGGCGCGCCCGCGCGCGCGCACAGCGCGCTGAGCCGCTCGATCCAGCCCGACACATGCTTGGGCTCGCCACGCGCGCCAAGGCGCTGCCAGGTGAGCACCACGTCGTCGTTGTTCAGCAGGACCTCGGCCAGGTCTCGCGCCTGCTGGGCGAAGCGCACCTCGCGGTCTTCCAGTGCGAGCTCACGCCGCATCTGGTTGGAGAAGAACATCAGCTCGGCCGCGCTGGAGGGAAGCTGCGTGTCATCGCACCCCACCACCACGACCCCATCGAAGCGGCGCATGCGCGCGCCGTTAAGCGGCAGGATCGTGATGCGCGCGGCGCCGCTGGCCGAGGGCTCCTTGTAGGCAACCGACTCTAGCAAGGCTGACAGCATGGAGCGGAATTCGCCGAGATCGAGTGTGGCCAGCGCACCGGTCTCGTCCTGCGGCAGGTCGGCAAGACGCGCCAGCGCATCGAGCAGTTGTGTGCCCGCATCGTCGGCAGACAAGGCCTCGCGCATGCCGAGCACATCCAGCGTGGCATCGAGGCGTTCCAGCCAGGTCGAGACCGGGTGCTGTGCGTTGCCGCGCGGCCAGGCGCCGGCTTCGGCCGCAAGGTGCTGCACCAGCTCGCAAGCGGCCTGCCGGGCGGCGCGGCGCGCGTCGTCTTGCGCGGCGTCGCCGGCATTGCCATCGCCGCTGGCCTGGTCAGCCGTATCGGGGCGGAAGCGCTGCTGCAAGCGGCGCCAGCCACCGCTGATGCCGTCTCGCCGGATCTGCCGCTCCAGCGCGGCAATGGCCTCCCCGCGCAATGCAAAGTCTGGCAGGCAAAACGGGCTCTTCAGCAGGTCGAGCAGGGCAGAGGTATCGCCGTCCTGGTTGAGCAGGTCGAACCATCGCATCAGCGCAGCCGCGGCGCGCGTGGTCGAGAGCTTCCAGCCGGTTTCGTCGCGCACCGGCGCGCCGGCACGCGCCAGCAACGCGCGCGCGCGCCGCGCCACTACGCGATCGTGCGCCACCAGCGCCACGTGGCGGCGGCCTTCGTTGAGCCACTGCACCAGCTGCCCGGCGGCAGCGCCGGCCTCGTCCTCGAAGCGCGCGCTGCCGATCACGCGCACGCGCGGGCGCTCGGCCGGCAGGCTGCGTGGCGCGCGGCGCGCGGCAGCTTCATTCGGGCCAGGCAGCCGCGCCTCGGGCCACAGTGCCAGCAAGGTGTCGTACCAGTCGGGCTCCCCGTCCTCATCGCCCAAACCGGCATCAAGCGCGCCGCTCGGCGCCTGCGCGGACTGCGCAGTCCAGTCGTAGCCGATGCGGATCACCGGCACGAGCTCGGCGGCCTGCCGCAGGAACGCTTCCTCGATCGGCTGGGGCGGCGTTGGCCCGAGCCAGATGACCGGGCCGTCCAGGTGCTGGGCCAGCCGGTGCAGCGCGCGCCGGCGCGCGGGCAGCGGATCGTCCGGGCCGGACAAGGCTTGCCAGAAGGCCATCACGATGCGCGCCTCCTCACCGAGGAAGCGGGAAGACAGATGCGCGTAGGTCCGCTCCAGCGCGCCCTGCAGCAGGGCCGCGCGATCGTCCCCATCGACGTCTTCATCGCGGATGGCGTCATCGTCGAGCCAGCGCGCGCTCAGTTCATCGCTGATGGCGAGCAGCGTCTGCGCCAACCCCCACGCCGCGGCCTCGGTCTGCGCGCCAAATGCGCGCCGCAGCCAGTCCTGCGCACGGATGGCCTGCTGCACGGCCAGCAGCCGCGCCGCATGGCTGCGCACCGGGATCGGGTCGGGCGGCAAGTCGAGCAGCCAGTGGCCAATGGTGA comes from the Cupriavidus basilensis genome and includes:
- a CDS encoding PD-(D/E)XK nuclease family protein yields the protein MTSLQFRPGPDFLPQAAAAAWYFLDHCGEQQAAAHVVVPTAAQIPGVRQALDAAARAAGKPRLLPRVVTIGHWLLDLPPDPIPVRSHAARLLAVQQAIRAQDWLRRAFGAQTEAAAWGLAQTLLAISDELSARWLDDDAIRDEDVDGDDRAALLQGALERTYAHLSSRFLGEEARIVMAFWQALSGPDDPLPARRRALHRLAQHLDGPVIWLGPTPPQPIEEAFLRQAAELVPVIRIGYDWTAQSAQAPSGALDAGLGDEDGEPDWYDTLLALWPEARLPGPNEAAARRAPRSLPAERPRVRVIGSARFEDEAGAAAGQLVQWLNEGRRHVALVAHDRVVARRARALLARAGAPVRDETGWKLSTTRAAAALMRWFDLLNQDGDTSALLDLLKSPFCLPDFALRGEAIAALERQIRRDGISGGWRRLQQRFRPDTADQASGDGNAGDAAQDDARRAARQAACELVQHLAAEAGAWPRGNAQHPVSTWLERLDATLDVLGMREALSADDAGTQLLDALARLADLPQDETGALATLDLGEFRSMLSALLESVAYKEPSASGAARITILPLNGARMRRFDGVVVVGCDDTQLPSSAAELMFFSNQMRRELALEDREVRFAQQARDLAEVLLNNDDVVLTWQRLGARGEPKHVSGWIERLSALCARAGAPIEASALPVLHETFAEVDGMPAPAASELVPSRWSAQAYNMLRRCPYQFFAGRMLGLAGLEVVSDDLEKRDIGELLHRVLLRYHREASQDGLRREDARLARLREISDHEFGALMKEDGNAIGYYRRWCEVLPSYVAWQAEREAQGWFWDDGELDATVDLPMPDGQPLRVNGRIDRLDRARDGSRAVLDYKTQTVLRLKRKVGDVEEDCQLPFYGLLRADVAAGSWVALEGAKDGPPAPQREVSLPDFDAAVVWLEQQLRSDVMRLRQDAPLPAFGDASACTYCTARGLCRKGFWESTALPPGIGGRA